A segment of the Candidatus Protochlamydia naegleriophila genome:
GATGTCCGCCACACGCATAGACCAGTTGATGCGTGTGCTTATCATAAACGCCATACCAAATTGTAAAAAACATATTATTATGTTCTTCCATTTGAAAGGCGGTATTAAGAGCCTCCAAAACGGAACTCGGATCTTTGAAATCAGCTTTCGGCAAATTTTGAGAACGAAGCAAATTGGCAACAGAAATGGACAGTAAAGCAGCTCCCACTCCATGCCCGCATACGTCCAAAAGATAAATAGCAAAGTAGCGGTCGTCCAGCCAATGATAGCCAAATGCATCCCCCCCAAGCTGGGTTGAAGGAATAAAACGCCATTCAGCCACAATCGTGTTGTGTAAAGGCTCTGGCAATAATGACCTTACATATGCAGCCGCTTCCGCCAATTCCGCGGACAAGACCTGCTGGCTTTCCTCGATCTTTTTATAAGCCTCATCGCGCTCTAATAAACGAATGTATCCTTTTGAGTGATAACGAATGCGAGCAATCAACTCAAGTTTATCCGGCAACTTGACGATGTAATCATTTCCCCCTAATGCAAAAACCTCGGCCTTTACCCTAGGATCTTCTTTCGTTGATAAAACTATGATGGGAATATCTTTAGTGGCTGGATTCGCGCGGAAGTATTTAACCAAAAGCAATCCATCGCACCCTGGCATGACTAAATCCTGTAAAATAACCGTGGGCTTGACTTCGCTTGCAACCTCCAATGCTTTCGTAGGATCTGAGCAATAATGGAAATCGATGTCTGTCTGATCGGCTAGTTGGCGCTTAATAGCTTCTGCAATGATTGCTTGATCATCAATTAAAAGCACTCTAACTGAATAAGAGCGACGAGGGGAAAACAAATGGGTTGAAACGGATAATGTGGGATTATAAGCCATACAGACCTGTTGCCGTAAGAATCGCTTTTTTTATTCATTGGACTTTCAAAACTTCATTTGGTTGTTAAAATGGCTATTTTTTGCACTTTGATTACCAAATTTCCGCAAACCTCTATACGCTCTCAAAGTAATGATCAACCTGCTCAAAAATCTTCAATTTTTTCAATCAAAGTCAGTGTCTAATGCATTTATTCTGGTTCATAGCACATCAACCGATTTATGGCTTCCCAATTAAATCGTAAACAGCTGCTAGCAATGTGGCGTCATGAAAACTGCTTTTAGTC
Coding sequences within it:
- a CDS encoding SpoIIE family protein phosphatase, encoding MAYNPTLSVSTHLFSPRRSYSVRVLLIDDQAIIAEAIKRQLADQTDIDFHYCSDPTKALEVASEVKPTVILQDLVMPGCDGLLLVKYFRANPATKDIPIIVLSTKEDPRVKAEVFALGGNDYIVKLPDKLELIARIRYHSKGYIRLLERDEAYKKIEESQQVLSAELAEAAAYVRSLLPEPLHNTIVAEWRFIPSTQLGGDAFGYHWLDDRYFAIYLLDVCGHGVGAALLSISVANLLRSQNLPKADFKDPSSVLEALNTAFQMEEHNNMFFTIWYGVYDKHTHQLVYACGGHPPALLITGDIAREAQLYELKTPGVVIGVLPEVDFQNGSIQIKPYNVLYIYSDGIYEISKINGSMLELQEFISLIGSHQEKTELNWIIAEIQNLQGKKEFVDDVSIIKITFENGHADKQSK